The Mycolicibacterium mucogenicum DSM 44124 genomic sequence GTCCAGGCCGTACAAGTTGCGGAACATGTTGAGGTAGACCTCGCCGCACACCTTGCTGGCGGCGTACGGGGACGACGGATCGACCGGCATGTCCTCGTTTGTCGGGTAGCCCGGCGGGACGCCGTAGATGGACCCGCCCGACGATGTGTGGACCACCTTGCGCACGCCGTTGCTGCGCGCCGCCTCGGCCAGCCGCACGGTGCCGACGACGTTGACCGAGGCGTCGAACGGAGCGTCCGTCACCGACCGTGCGACGGAGATCTGCGCGGCCAGGTGGAAGATCACCTCGGGCTGCTCTTCGGCGACGATGGCGTGCAGATCAGCGTCGACGATGTCGGCCTTCACGAACTCGAATCGCGGGTTGCCCTCGGCATCAGCGAGGTTGTCGACCTTGCCGCTGCTCAAGTCGTCGAGCCCGACGACGTCGTGTCCCTCAGACAGGAGCCGATCGACGAGGGTCGACCCGATGAACCCGGCAGCACCAGTGACAAGTGTTCGCACGGCGCAACCATACCGACGGTTGCTGCGTGACGCCCCGTACAGTCGACAAGAGTGAACTGGGTCGCCCGAACTGCCGCCGTACTCGTGGTGCTGCAGCTGGTACTGCGGGCGGTTCTGGCATTCGGCGGCTACTTCTACTGGGACGATCTGATCCTGATCGGCCAGGCCGGCACCCATTCCCTGCTGTCGCCCGACTTCCTCTTCAACGACCATGACGGGCACGTCATGCCCGCCGGATTCCTGCTCGCCGGGGTGCTGACGCGGCTGGCACCACTGAACTGGTTCTGGCCGGCCCTGA encodes the following:
- a CDS encoding NAD-dependent epimerase/dehydratase family protein is translated as MRTLVTGAAGFIGSTLVDRLLSEGHDVVGLDDLSSGKVDNLADAEGNPRFEFVKADIVDADLHAIVAEEQPEVIFHLAAQISVARSVTDAPFDASVNVVGTVRLAEAARSNGVRKVVHTSSGGSIYGVPPGYPTNEDMPVDPSSPYAASKVCGEVYLNMFRNLYGLDCSHIAPANVYGPRQDPHGEAGVVAIFSQALLAGRPTKIFGDGTDTRDYVFVDDVVDAFVRAGGEAGGGQRFNVGTGVETSTAQLHTAIAAAVGVPDAPEMHPPRLGDLRKSRLDYTRAQQVLGWSPKVALAEGVARTVNFFRP